One genomic region from Campylobacter concisus encodes:
- the flgH gene encoding flagellar basal body L-ring protein FlgH produces MNHKTIWLVLSAGIICTGCTPSADPHINMKPPVYVEQLPSKDSGTGQSNAGSLFGKGENPLFSDRKAMNVNDIVTIVISENASQTSTGSKSTNKDSTISLGGGVFTAGAAPLSNIADNLNKYGDIGFKAGGGNKFTGSGTSNRSEKFTATISARIIKILNNGNYFIEGSRELLINGEKQIMQVSGVIRPYDISQNNEIDSKYIADAKILYKTEGELDKSTKKPWGTRLMEAIWPF; encoded by the coding sequence ATGAACCATAAAACGATTTGGCTCGTCTTATCTGCGGGCATTATTTGCACTGGCTGCACGCCAAGTGCTGATCCTCATATCAATATGAAACCCCCAGTTTATGTCGAGCAACTCCCTTCAAAAGATAGTGGAACCGGACAAAGCAATGCTGGCAGCCTCTTTGGCAAGGGCGAGAATCCGCTATTTTCAGATAGAAAAGCGATGAATGTAAATGATATCGTGACTATCGTTATCTCAGAAAATGCAAGCCAAACTTCAACTGGTAGCAAAAGCACAAATAAAGATAGCACCATCTCGCTTGGTGGAGGTGTATTTACGGCTGGAGCCGCTCCACTTTCAAATATAGCTGATAATCTAAACAAATACGGCGACATCGGCTTTAAAGCAGGTGGTGGCAATAAATTTACAGGAAGTGGTACGAGTAATAGAAGCGAGAAATTTACCGCAACCATTTCAGCTAGGATCATAAAAATCCTAAATAACGGCAACTATTTCATAGAAGGTAGCCGCGAGCTACTTATAAACGGCGAAAAGCAGATCATGCAAGTAAGTGGCGTTATCAGACCTTACGACATCTCACAAAACAACGAAATCGACTCAAAATATATAGCTGATGCCAAAATTTTGTATAAAACCGAGGGCGAGCTAGACAAATCTACCAAAAAACCTTGGGGCACAAGGCTTATGGAAGCTATCTGGCCATTTTAA
- the pta gene encoding phosphate acetyltransferase: MKSCYVFTDKNLAHLQEIIATKFKKVEIFKIIPDENDKNNLINSNEKEFFLKFIDKYEDLKAKSDFVIVLGCEDFSVFGKSELNLKLARNLNAPVFDENASELRALNPNSKLLITDKFDKILSYKADIITPFKFQSLLLKRAKAANKTVVLPESDDERILKAAHIVLEKDAANIILLGLEDEISKKAAALGLNLSKAKVINPEQNELTDEFAKKIYELRKHKGVDEAKANALAKDKIYFATMLIHEGLADALVSGATMSTADTIRPALQIIKTKPNVSVVSGAFFMALEEEILLFADCAVTPNPSADELASITLSSAQTASAFGLNPKIAMLSYSTADSGSGPDVEFIKEAAKKVSELDANLKIAAPIQFDAAVDLSVASKKMPNSEVAGHANVFIFPNLNCGNICYKAVQRSANALAVGPILQGLKKPVNDLSRGCLVEDVVNTILISAIQAGE, translated from the coding sequence ATGAAAAGTTGTTACGTTTTTACAGACAAAAATTTAGCACATCTGCAAGAAATTATAGCTACAAAATTCAAAAAAGTTGAGATTTTTAAGATAATCCCAGATGAAAACGATAAAAATAACTTAATAAATTCAAATGAAAAAGAGTTTTTTCTAAAATTTATAGATAAATATGAAGATTTAAAAGCCAAAAGCGACTTTGTCATAGTTCTTGGCTGTGAGGACTTTAGCGTCTTTGGCAAAAGCGAGCTAAATTTAAAGCTAGCAAGAAATTTAAACGCTCCAGTTTTTGACGAAAATGCAAGCGAGCTAAGGGCACTAAATCCAAACTCAAAGCTTCTAATCACCGATAAATTTGATAAAATTTTGAGCTACAAAGCTGACATCATCACACCATTTAAATTTCAAAGCCTGCTTCTAAAAAGAGCTAAAGCTGCAAACAAGACCGTCGTTTTACCAGAGAGTGACGATGAGAGAATTTTAAAAGCAGCTCACATCGTGCTAGAAAAAGATGCGGCAAATATCATATTGCTAGGACTTGAAGATGAAATTTCAAAAAAAGCGGCCGCTTTGGGGCTAAATCTAAGCAAAGCCAAAGTGATCAATCCAGAACAAAATGAGCTGACAGATGAATTTGCAAAGAAAATTTATGAGCTAAGAAAACATAAAGGCGTTGATGAAGCCAAGGCAAACGCGCTTGCAAAAGATAAAATTTACTTTGCTACGATGCTAATTCACGAAGGCTTAGCCGATGCCTTGGTAAGTGGCGCTACGATGAGCACGGCTGATACGATCCGCCCAGCTTTGCAGATCATAAAAACAAAGCCAAATGTAAGCGTGGTAAGTGGGGCATTTTTTATGGCGCTTGAAGAAGAAATTTTGCTTTTTGCCGACTGCGCCGTCACGCCAAATCCAAGTGCAGATGAGCTAGCTAGCATCACACTAAGTAGCGCTCAAACGGCAAGTGCCTTTGGTCTTAACCCAAAGATCGCTATGCTGAGCTACTCTACGGCTGATAGTGGAAGTGGGCCTGATGTGGAATTTATAAAAGAAGCTGCCAAAAAGGTGAGCGAGCTTGATGCAAATTTAAAAATCGCAGCACCTATTCAGTTTGACGCAGCCGTTGATCTAAGCGTGGCTAGTAAAAAGATGCCAAACTCAGAGGTTGCTGGGCATGCAAATGTCTTTATCTTTCCAAATTTAAACTGCGGAAATATCTGTTATAAAGCAGTTCAGCGAAGCGCAAACGCTCTAGCTGTGGGTCCAATACTTCAAGGGCTAAAAAAGCCAGTTAATGACCTAAGCCGCGGTTGCCTCGTTGAAGACGTGGTAAATACTATCTTAATCAGTGCCATACAAGCAGGAGAATAA
- a CDS encoding acetate kinase gives MRILVLNSGSSSIKFQLFAMDTKTSLASGLVEQIGSSSSRAVLKANGETYEIKRFIKDHHDGLEAMNELFVTSHTLHDLSELDGIGHRIVHGGESFFSSMIVDESVIKKIEEISPLAPLHNPGHLAGIKNAMKESKNVPHVVVFDTVFHQSMPEYAYRYALPYDVCKTHHIRKYGFHGTSHRYVCKQAAKMLGIEFDKFNAISLHLGNGASACAVQNGKSIDTSMGLSPLEGLIMGTRSGDMDPAVVIYLLNIGVLKWNEIDNFLNKKSGLFGICGSSDMREVVAKMQNDERAKLAFEMFCYRVKKYIGSYYAILGRVDALIFTGGIGENAPNTRQKICDDLKHLGIHINHDLNFQDMRGERCIDGDHAKIKTLIIPTNEELEIAIETARVIKESKAK, from the coding sequence ATGAGAATTTTGGTTTTAAACTCGGGTAGTAGCTCAATAAAATTTCAACTTTTTGCAATGGATACCAAAACCAGTCTAGCAAGCGGTCTAGTCGAGCAAATCGGCAGCTCCAGCTCAAGAGCGGTGTTAAAAGCAAATGGCGAAACCTACGAGATAAAACGCTTTATAAAAGACCACCATGACGGACTTGAGGCGATGAACGAGCTCTTTGTCACATCACACACCTTGCACGATCTAAGCGAGCTTGATGGTATCGGACACAGGATAGTTCACGGCGGAGAGAGCTTTTTTAGCTCAATGATCGTTGATGAGAGCGTCATCAAAAAGATCGAGGAGATAAGTCCACTTGCCCCTCTTCATAACCCAGGGCACCTTGCTGGCATCAAAAATGCGATGAAAGAGAGCAAAAACGTGCCTCACGTGGTTGTTTTTGACACGGTATTTCATCAAAGCATGCCAGAGTATGCCTACCGCTACGCTCTACCTTATGACGTTTGCAAGACTCATCACATCAGAAAATACGGCTTTCACGGCACTTCGCATAGATACGTCTGCAAGCAAGCGGCCAAAATGCTTGGCATAGAATTTGATAAATTTAACGCTATCTCGCTTCATCTAGGCAACGGCGCCTCAGCCTGTGCGGTACAAAACGGCAAAAGTATCGATACCTCGATGGGTCTAAGTCCACTTGAAGGGCTCATAATGGGTACAAGAAGTGGCGATATGGACCCAGCAGTGGTTATCTACCTCCTAAATATCGGTGTTTTAAAATGGAACGAGATAGATAACTTTTTAAACAAAAAAAGCGGACTTTTTGGAATTTGTGGCTCAAGTGACATGAGAGAGGTCGTAGCCAAGATGCAAAACGACGAGCGAGCCAAGCTTGCTTTTGAGATGTTTTGCTACCGAGTAAAAAAATATATTGGCTCATATTACGCCATTTTAGGACGCGTTGATGCACTTATATTTACTGGCGGTATTGGCGAAAATGCACCAAATACAAGGCAAAAAATTTGTGATGATCTAAAACATCTTGGCATTCACATAAATCACGATCTAAATTTCCAAGACATGCGAGGCGAGAGATGCATAGACGGGGATCACGCTAAGATAAAAACGCTCATCATCCCAACAAACGAAGAGCTAGAAATCGCGATAGAAACGGCTAGAGTAATAAAAGAGAGCAAAGCCAAATAA
- the lpxD gene encoding UDP-3-O-(3-hydroxymyristoyl)glucosamine N-acyltransferase yields the protein MKLSEIASKVNATFSGEDIEIFALNSLKNANKAELTYCDGEKNAKFISTSNAGAILVTKSLLGLVPAGMVALVCDNPHLAFALLSKDYAKPLFCEPKPSNIAKSAKIMPNVYIGSNVSVGENTVVMAGAFLGDNVTIGKNCIIHPNVVIYNDCVIGNECHLLANCVIGSDGFGYAHTKTGEHVKIYHNGNVVLGDFVEIGACTTIDRGVFESTMIANYTKIDNLVQIGHNCELGNGCLIVSQTGLAGSTVLGRNVVMGGQSGSAGHVKVGDFAQIAARGGVSKDLPGGKKYAGAYPIMELSDQFKLQAKILRFFKKN from the coding sequence ATGAAACTAAGTGAAATAGCCTCAAAAGTAAATGCTACTTTTAGTGGAGAAGATATAGAAATTTTTGCCTTAAATTCTTTAAAAAATGCAAATAAAGCTGAGCTAACATACTGCGATGGCGAGAAGAATGCAAAATTTATAAGCACATCAAACGCTGGAGCCATATTGGTGACAAAATCGCTTTTAGGCTTGGTACCAGCTGGCATGGTTGCACTTGTGTGTGATAATCCACACCTTGCATTTGCCTTGCTTAGTAAAGATTATGCTAAGCCGCTTTTTTGCGAGCCAAAGCCATCAAATATCGCTAAGAGTGCAAAGATAATGCCAAATGTCTACATAGGCTCAAATGTTAGTGTTGGCGAAAATACGGTAGTAATGGCTGGAGCATTTTTGGGCGATAACGTAACTATAGGCAAAAACTGCATCATCCATCCAAATGTCGTCATCTACAACGACTGCGTCATCGGCAATGAGTGCCATCTGCTGGCAAACTGCGTTATAGGCAGCGATGGCTTTGGCTATGCACATACAAAAACTGGCGAGCATGTAAAAATTTATCACAATGGCAATGTTGTTTTAGGTGATTTTGTTGAGATCGGCGCTTGCACGACGATAGATCGTGGCGTTTTTGAAAGCACGATGATCGCAAACTACACAAAGATAGACAATCTCGTTCAAATAGGCCACAACTGCGAGCTTGGAAATGGCTGCCTAATCGTCTCACAAACTGGCCTTGCTGGCTCAACAGTGCTAGGCAGAAACGTCGTAATGGGCGGTCAAAGCGGCTCAGCTGGTCATGTAAAAGTGGGTGACTTTGCACAGATCGCTGCACGCGGCGGTGTTAGCAAAGACCTGCCTGGCGGCAAAAAATACGCCGGAGCTTATCCAATAATGGAGCTTTCAGATCAGTTTAAACTCCAAGCAAAAATTTTGAGATTTTTTAAGAAAAATTGA
- the ilvN gene encoding acetolactate synthase small subunit: MRRTISVIVLNEHGVLARISGLFAGRGYNIDTLTVAPIPESNFSRLSIVTSGDERVLEQIVKQLHKLIPTYKVIESGEFVEKEMALVKIPLGENFAGLEAILKSYNGIVTNTNENYIVVMVADDASRIESFLKSIKKFNPVDVVRGGSVIMDI, from the coding sequence ATCAGAAGAACGATTTCGGTTATAGTTTTAAATGAACACGGTGTTTTGGCTAGAATTTCTGGACTTTTTGCGGGCAGGGGCTACAATATCGATACACTAACCGTTGCTCCAATACCTGAGAGCAACTTCTCAAGGCTAAGTATCGTAACAAGTGGCGATGAGAGAGTTTTAGAGCAGATCGTAAAACAGCTTCACAAGCTCATACCAACGTATAAAGTCATAGAAAGTGGCGAATTTGTCGAAAAAGAGATGGCTCTTGTGAAAATTCCACTTGGTGAAAATTTTGCCGGTCTTGAGGCGATACTAAAGTCGTACAATGGCATCGTCACAAATACAAACGAAAACTACATCGTTGTCATGGTGGCTGACGATGCGAGTAGGATCGAGAGCTTTTTAAAATCGATAAAGAAATTTAACCCAGTTGACGTCGTACGTGGCGGATCTGTGATAATGGATATATGA
- a CDS encoding acetolactate synthase large subunit, with amino-acid sequence MKQISGSQMISEALHEEGVEIVFGYPGGAALNIYDETYKQTYFKHVLVRHEQAAVHAADGYARVSGKVGVAFVTSGPGFTNAVTGLATAYSDSIPIVLISGQVPTFMIGTDAFQEIDAVGISRPCVKHNFLVNSVEELPRIIKEAFYIARSGRPGPVHIDIPKNITSRLGDFVYPKEISIPSYKPTYKGNSKQIKKAAVVINEAKRPLLYIGGGAVASGASEIIRKFMKKTGIPAVETLMALGVLDAKDELNLGMAGMHGSYASNMALSECDLLISLGARFCDRITGRTDEFAKHAKIIHIDIDPSSISKIINAHYPIVGDLTNVLTELYEEVNAKPENYAPWREILDRYSKLNPLGYTDSDKVLKPQWVIKETAKIAGADAIISTDVGQHQMWVAQFYPFNRARQLVTSGGLGTMGFGLPAAIGAKCAKPDNLVINFTGDGSILMNIQELMTAHEINMPVINIILNNNFLGMVRQWQTFFYEKRYSSTDLSLQPDFVKIAEGFGGVGFVCKSKDEFRKALKEAIDSKKSAMIDVRIDRFEDVLPMVPAGAAIYNMILKSKEDK; translated from the coding sequence ATAAAACAGATTTCTGGTTCACAGATGATAAGCGAGGCCTTGCACGAAGAGGGCGTTGAGATAGTTTTTGGCTATCCTGGCGGTGCAGCTTTAAATATCTACGACGAAACATACAAGCAGACTTATTTTAAACACGTTTTGGTTCGCCACGAGCAAGCAGCCGTTCATGCGGCCGATGGATACGCTAGAGTTAGTGGTAAAGTTGGCGTTGCTTTTGTGACAAGTGGCCCCGGCTTTACAAATGCTGTCACTGGCCTTGCAACAGCTTATAGTGATAGTATTCCGATCGTGCTTATAAGTGGTCAAGTACCAACATTTATGATCGGTACAGATGCTTTTCAAGAGATCGATGCAGTTGGCATTTCACGCCCCTGTGTCAAACACAACTTTTTAGTTAATAGCGTTGAAGAGCTACCTCGCATCATAAAAGAGGCTTTTTACATCGCAAGATCAGGCCGTCCAGGACCAGTTCATATCGATATCCCAAAAAATATCACATCAAGACTTGGCGACTTTGTCTATCCAAAAGAAATTTCTATTCCAAGTTACAAACCGACCTATAAGGGCAACTCAAAACAGATAAAAAAAGCAGCAGTTGTGATAAATGAAGCTAAAAGGCCGCTTCTTTACATCGGTGGTGGTGCGGTCGCATCTGGAGCAAGCGAGATCATACGTAAATTTATGAAAAAAACTGGCATCCCAGCGGTTGAGACACTGATGGCTCTTGGTGTACTTGACGCAAAAGATGAGCTAAATTTAGGCATGGCAGGCATGCATGGTAGCTACGCTTCAAATATGGCACTTAGCGAGTGCGACCTTCTTATATCACTTGGAGCTAGGTTTTGTGACAGGATCACTGGCAGGACGGATGAGTTTGCCAAACATGCAAAGATAATTCACATAGATATCGATCCAAGCTCTATCTCAAAGATTATAAACGCTCACTATCCGATAGTTGGTGATCTTACAAACGTGCTAACTGAGCTTTATGAAGAAGTCAATGCAAAGCCTGAAAACTACGCACCTTGGAGAGAAATTTTAGATAGATATTCTAAACTAAATCCACTTGGCTACACAGATAGCGACAAGGTCTTAAAACCACAATGGGTCATCAAAGAGACCGCAAAGATAGCAGGAGCTGATGCGATAATCTCAACAGACGTCGGTCAGCACCAAATGTGGGTGGCGCAGTTTTATCCGTTTAACCGAGCAAGACAGCTTGTTACAAGTGGCGGACTTGGCACAATGGGATTTGGCCTCCCTGCAGCGATCGGCGCAAAATGTGCAAAACCAGACAATCTTGTTATAAATTTTACAGGCGATGGCTCAATACTTATGAATATCCAAGAGTTAATGACGGCTCATGAGATAAATATGCCTGTTATAAACATCATTTTAAACAACAACTTCTTGGGCATGGTGCGCCAGTGGCAGACATTTTTTTATGAAAAACGCTACTCATCGACTGATCTTAGCTTGCAGCCTGATTTTGTAAAGATCGCTGAAGGATTTGGCGGAGTTGGCTTTGTTTGCAAGAGTAAGGATGAGTTTAGAAAGGCTTTAAAAGAAGCGATCGATAGCAAAAAATCAGCGATGATCGACGTTAGGATCGACCGCTTTGAGGATGTGCTTCCTATGGTTCCAGCTGGAGCTGCGATTTATAATATGATATTAAAGAGCAAGGAAGATAAATGA
- the mnmH gene encoding tRNA 2-selenouridine(34) synthase MnmH, translating to MPLFELDVEQWLEKRSSFEILIDARSPHEFLYSHIKDAINLYALNDAEHKEVGTLYKSDRSLAKSLGAKYICKNLQNIIDEVYKRAKVGSAIGIYCAKGGLRSNSIGYVLSMIGYRVFRLSGGYKAYRNHVLEFLNRPLSTKFITLFGNTGCYKSKLIRSLSPSIDLEAMANHLGSVFGAINGAQPSQKSFEDALFEKLITLKDKICFIEGESRRIGSLSLPKSLYDAMRSGINVEVSASLEKRISCIVDDYKSVDKAFFDECMKKISPFIDKKARDEAVVKFNENDIAKVAEILLTKYYDKVYKKNENINVFINSDNFDEAVKKLNNIKNEAKF from the coding sequence GTGCCGTTATTTGAGCTTGATGTAGAGCAGTGGCTAGAGAAAAGAAGCTCTTTTGAAATTTTAATAGACGCAAGATCGCCGCATGAATTTTTATATTCACACATAAAAGATGCTATAAATTTATACGCTTTAAATGATGCAGAACATAAAGAGGTAGGCACACTCTATAAAAGCGATAGATCCCTAGCAAAGAGCCTTGGCGCAAAATATATCTGCAAAAATTTACAAAATATCATTGATGAGGTTTATAAAAGAGCCAAGGTTGGTTCAGCTATTGGCATCTACTGCGCTAAAGGCGGGCTTAGATCAAATTCTATTGGCTATGTTCTAAGCATGATAGGATATAGAGTTTTTAGGCTTAGTGGTGGCTATAAAGCTTATAGAAATCATGTTTTAGAATTTCTAAATCGACCTTTAAGTACAAAATTTATCACTCTTTTTGGAAATACTGGCTGCTATAAAAGTAAGCTCATAAGGTCTCTAAGCCCGTCAATAGACCTTGAAGCTATGGCAAATCATTTAGGCTCTGTCTTTGGGGCGATAAATGGCGCGCAGCCAAGCCAAAAAAGCTTTGAAGATGCGTTGTTTGAAAAGCTCATAACGCTAAAAGATAAAATTTGCTTTATTGAGGGCGAAAGTAGAAGAATAGGCTCATTAAGCTTGCCAAAGAGCCTTTATGATGCGATGCGTAGTGGCATAAATGTCGAAGTGAGCGCAAGTTTAGAAAAAAGAATTTCTTGTATAGTAGATGACTATAAAAGTGTGGATAAAGCCTTTTTTGACGAATGTATGAAGAAAATTTCGCCATTTATCGATAAAAAAGCTAGAGATGAAGCTGTGGTTAAATTTAATGAAAATGATATTGCTAAAGTAGCTGAAATTTTACTCACAAAATACTACGATAAAGTCTATAAGAAAAATGAAAATATTAATGTTTTTATAAATTCTGATAACTTTGACGAGGCCGTTAAAAAGCTAAATAATATAAAAAATGAAGCAAAATTTTAG
- a CDS encoding HIT family protein, which produces MQHLCAPWRSEYFSAKKDSCVFCDVINSNDDEKNGVLFRAKHCFGIMNLYPYSPGHFMIIPNQHTDKIEELDEQTWFEMSKFVRLGVEILKKELYANGVNIGMNLGKAAGAGIAEHVHYHLVPRWSGDTNFITTISDVRVNGTPFHPLFEKLKKAFSAVI; this is translated from the coding sequence ATGCAGCACCTTTGTGCCCCTTGGAGAAGCGAATACTTTAGCGCTAAAAAAGATAGCTGTGTTTTTTGTGATGTTATAAACTCAAATGATGATGAGAAAAACGGCGTACTTTTTCGAGCTAAACATTGTTTTGGGATTATGAATTTATATCCGTATTCTCCAGGTCATTTTATGATAATACCAAATCAGCATACCGACAAGATCGAAGAGCTTGATGAGCAGACTTGGTTTGAGATGAGTAAATTTGTAAGGCTTGGAGTTGAAATTTTAAAAAAAGAGCTTTATGCCAATGGCGTGAATATAGGTATGAATTTAGGCAAAGCAGCAGGAGCTGGCATAGCTGAGCATGTGCATTATCACCTTGTGCCAAGGTGGAGCGGGGATACAAATTTTATAACCACCATCTCTGATGTGAGAGTAAATGGCACGCCATTTCATCCACTTTTTGAGAAACTAAAAAAGGCATTTAGTGCCGTTATTTGA
- the trpC gene encoding indole-3-glycerol phosphate synthase TrpC: protein MILDEIIKKTKDDLEKRKADFPEEWLGRSLAYNPYVPRDVLNALRASQNEPIKIIAEIKKASPSKGVIREDFEPIKIAQEYEPYANAFSILTEPHWFKGSIEYITQVRRYASRPILRKDFIVDKYQILEALVYGADFILLIAKALTLNELKELLDYAHHLGLEVLVETHDASDVKKAIFAGANIIGINHRNLDDFTMDMSLCEKLIPLLPNGKIIVAESGLYEHEQLRQLSKIGVDAFLIGEHFMRQDDIKNAVKKIKEGE, encoded by the coding sequence ATGATACTTGATGAGATAATTAAAAAAACTAAAGATGATCTTGAAAAAAGAAAAGCAGACTTCCCTGAGGAGTGGCTTGGTCGCTCGCTCGCGTATAATCCATACGTGCCAAGAGATGTTTTAAATGCACTTAGAGCAAGTCAAAATGAGCCTATAAAAATCATAGCAGAGATCAAAAAAGCAAGCCCAAGTAAGGGTGTGATAAGAGAAGACTTTGAGCCTATAAAAATCGCTCAGGAATACGAGCCATACGCAAATGCCTTTAGTATTTTAACTGAGCCACATTGGTTTAAAGGTAGCATCGAGTATATCACTCAAGTTAGGCGCTATGCATCAAGGCCGATCCTTAGAAAAGATTTTATCGTTGACAAGTATCAAATTCTTGAAGCTCTTGTTTACGGGGCAGATTTTATCTTGCTCATCGCAAAAGCGTTAACTCTAAATGAGCTAAAAGAGCTTTTAGACTACGCTCATCACTTAGGGCTTGAAGTTTTGGTTGAAACTCACGACGCGAGTGATGTGAAAAAGGCTATCTTTGCAGGAGCAAATATAATAGGCATAAATCACAGAAATTTAGATGATTTTACGATGGATATGAGCCTTTGTGAGAAGCTCATACCACTTTTGCCAAATGGCAAGATAATAGTAGCTGAAAGTGGTCTTTACGAGCATGAACAGCTTAGGCAGCTAAGCAAAATAGGCGTAGATGCTTTCTTGATAGGAGAGCATTTTATGAGGCAAGACGATATAAAAAATGCCGTCAAAAAGATAAAGGAGGGCGAGTAA
- a CDS encoding tetratricopeptide repeat protein, with amino-acid sequence MSIFFNSQLLLADDNKSINLRLMQALLFQDSGDVNASIQAYSNIFKDTNQKAYLKEAIKLAFATKNENLDTLISEGEKSLKDDSDFIRIKVANLVNLSKLNEAKSLMQELATKEPNAQNLLMLGTICMMQNETTTALKYFEEAYSLKQEEENLLRIVDILINRMDKIKDATKYLEKFRDEQGCTLKTCELLAEIYSQQRNFPKVIELFEELYELNHDTSYIDKIVQFFIYDKNYKAAIEILKKYSYNDIALMDLYAATSNFGDAYILAVKIYNDSRDLNFLAKAAIYEYEMNKDALNEQKMAEILDKFEASVPKLENDMFFNYYGYLLIDHDIDPRKGIELVQKALAISPESPYYEDSLAWGYFKLGECKKAKSIMQHAMKDIDFRTSKEAKEHLHLIERCIINLNKRLKK; translated from the coding sequence ATGAGCATATTTTTTAACTCGCAGCTACTTTTGGCTGACGATAATAAAAGTATAAATTTACGTCTAATGCAGGCTTTATTGTTTCAAGATAGCGGAGATGTGAATGCTAGCATTCAAGCTTACTCAAACATTTTTAAAGATACAAATCAAAAAGCTTATTTAAAAGAGGCGATCAAACTCGCCTTTGCTACAAAAAATGAAAATTTAGACACTTTGATAAGTGAAGGCGAAAAAAGCTTAAAAGACGATAGCGATTTTATCCGTATAAAGGTGGCAAATTTAGTAAATCTTTCAAAGCTAAATGAGGCTAAAAGTTTAATGCAAGAGCTTGCTACAAAAGAGCCAAATGCCCAAAATTTACTCATGCTTGGCACAATTTGTATGATGCAAAATGAAACAACGACTGCACTAAAATACTTTGAAGAGGCATACTCACTAAAGCAAGAAGAAGAAAACTTGCTCCGTATCGTTGATATTTTGATAAATCGTATGGATAAGATAAAAGACGCTACAAAATATCTTGAAAAATTTAGAGATGAACAAGGCTGCACGCTAAAGACTTGCGAGCTTTTGGCTGAAATTTACTCCCAGCAAAGAAATTTCCCAAAAGTGATCGAACTCTTTGAAGAGCTTTATGAGCTAAATCACGATACTTCGTATATTGATAAGATCGTGCAGTTTTTTATCTATGATAAAAATTACAAAGCAGCAATTGAAATTTTAAAAAAATATAGCTACAACGATATAGCTCTTATGGATCTTTATGCGGCGACTAGTAATTTTGGTGACGCATACATACTTGCTGTTAAAATTTATAATGATAGCAGGGATTTAAATTTTTTAGCAAAAGCCGCGATTTACGAATACGAGATGAATAAAGATGCCTTGAACGAACAAAAAATGGCTGAAATTTTAGATAAATTTGAAGCTAGTGTGCCAAAACTAGAAAATGATATGTTTTTTAACTATTATGGCTACTTGCTGATAGATCATGATATTGATCCTAGAAAGGGTATAGAGCTTGTGCAAAAGGCGCTTGCCATCTCGCCTGAGTCGCCTTATTATGAGGATTCGCTAGCGTGGGGATATTTTAAGCTTGGTGAGTGCAAAAAGGCAAAAAGCATTATGCAGCACGCGATGAAAGATATTGATTTTAGGACTTCAAAAGAGGCAAAAGAGCATTTGCACCTAATAGAGCGCTGTATAATAAATCTAAACAAAAGGCTTAAAAAATGA
- a CDS encoding YkgJ family cysteine cluster protein: MRVQGFNYEFDASFCESCGGKCCTGESGYIWINEEEISKFCTAFHMSKDEFEKQFLIRVGLRCSIKEKPYEDGFACVFFDEKNKNCSVYELRPQQCRTFPFWNYFKKNLKELKAECIGVKF; encoded by the coding sequence GTGAGGGTGCAAGGCTTTAATTATGAGTTTGATGCCAGCTTTTGCGAGAGCTGTGGCGGTAAGTGTTGCACTGGAGAGAGTGGCTACATCTGGATAAATGAAGAAGAAATTTCAAAATTTTGCACCGCATTTCATATGAGTAAAGATGAGTTTGAAAAGCAGTTTTTAATAAGAGTTGGGCTAAGGTGTAGCATAAAAGAGAAGCCTTATGAAGATGGCTTTGCTTGTGTATTTTTTGATGAAAAAAATAAAAACTGCTCAGTTTATGAGCTAAGGCCACAGCAATGTAGGACTTTTCCGTTTTGGAATTATTTTAAAAAAAATTTAAAGGAGCTAAAAGCAGAATGTATTGGCGTAAAATTTTAG